A window from Gottschalkiaceae bacterium SANA encodes these proteins:
- a CDS encoding FprA family A-type flavoprotein — MINHVAKITDSISWIGVNDRQKHRFENLWPLERGMAYNSYVIVDEKIAVLDTVERSFLEDYLEKLDEVLAGRPVDYLIVNHMEPDHTGVLREMTERYPDMQLVGNKKTFQFLDNFYCVEGNRLEVKEGDELDLGSRKLMFSMMPMVHWPEVMVTYDQKEGVLFSADAFGSFGALDGGLFDSDFDIPREFESEMRRYYSNIVGKYGAQVQRALKKLSALEIETICPLHGPVWREKIPYLLDLYDRWSRLEGEAGVVIVYGSMYGHTGKMAERLARRLRENGVTEIKLFDASKTHLSYILQEVWKYEGLIIGSCAYNNAVFPPVADLLSKLEHWGVKNRTVGAFGNYTWSGGGLKGILATFEKLKLEPVGPNVEAQSCMHYAEEVLLDELAVNMAKALIKEEC; from the coding sequence ATGATTAATCACGTTGCGAAAATTACCGACAGTATTTCATGGATTGGTGTCAATGACCGCCAAAAACATCGTTTTGAAAACCTATGGCCCTTGGAACGTGGCATGGCCTACAATTCCTATGTGATTGTCGATGAGAAAATTGCCGTACTAGATACCGTGGAACGCAGCTTTCTGGAAGATTATCTAGAAAAGCTGGATGAAGTGTTGGCGGGGCGTCCGGTGGATTATTTGATTGTCAATCATATGGAACCCGATCATACCGGTGTTTTGCGAGAGATGACGGAACGATACCCAGATATGCAGTTGGTTGGAAATAAGAAAACGTTTCAATTTCTAGACAATTTTTATTGCGTAGAAGGAAACAGGCTTGAAGTAAAGGAAGGCGACGAGTTAGATCTTGGTTCTAGAAAGTTGATGTTTTCCATGATGCCTATGGTGCATTGGCCGGAAGTGATGGTAACCTACGATCAAAAGGAAGGGGTCTTGTTCTCGGCAGACGCCTTTGGATCCTTTGGCGCCTTGGATGGCGGTTTGTTTGATTCGGATTTTGATATTCCCAGAGAATTCGAATCCGAAATGCGCCGTTATTATTCCAATATTGTAGGAAAATACGGGGCACAGGTTCAGCGTGCCTTAAAGAAATTATCTGCCCTGGAGATTGAGACAATTTGTCCTCTTCATGGACCTGTTTGGCGGGAAAAGATCCCTTATCTTTTGGATCTTTACGATCGATGGTCGCGCTTGGAAGGTGAAGCGGGCGTGGTTATTGTGTATGGTTCTATGTATGGTCATACAGGGAAAATGGCTGAGCGGCTTGCCCGAAGATTGCGTGAGAATGGTGTCACCGAGATTAAACTTTTTGATGCGTCTAAAACTCATTTGTCTTATATTCTACAAGAGGTGTGGAAGTACGAGGGATTGATTATTGGGTCTTGTGCTTATAACAATGCTGTTTTTCCTCCGGTTGCGGACCTTTTGTCAAAATTAGAGCATTGGGGTGTAAAAAATCGAACGGTTGGCGCTTTCGGAAACTATACTTGGAGCGGTGGTGGTTTGAAAGGGATCTTGGCAACTTTTGAAAAATTGAAACTGGAGCCTGTTGGTCCCAATGTCGAGGCACAGAGCTGCATGCACTACGCAGAAGAAGTCTTGTTGGATGAACTGGCAGTCAACATGGCAAAAGCTCTTATAAAGGAAGAGTGCTAG